GATCATCGGCCTGATGAGCGCGTTCAAAGCCACGATGACCCTGCCGGGCATCGCGGGTGTCGTGCTCACGGTCGGCATGGCGGTCGACTCGAACGTGATCATCTACGAGCGCATCCGCGAGGAGCTCCGCAAGGGCGAGCCCGCGCGCAAGGCGATCCAGGTCGGCTACGCGCGCTCGTTCTGGACCATCTTCGACGCGCACGTGACTGCGCTTCTGTCGTCCATGATCCTGGTCGTGATCGGCCGCGGCCCGGTGCAGGGCTTCGGAGTCACGCTCACGATCGGCCTCCTGGCGAGCATGTTCACCGCGCTGGTCGTGACTCGCGCGCTGATGGACACGTTCTACGGCCAACACCCCGAAAGGCTGCGCATCTGATGGAGCTCTTCAAGACCAAGACCCACATCGACTTCGTGCGGCAGATGCCGTTCATGGTCGCGTTCTCGATCACGATCATCGTGCTGTCGCTGGCCTCGATGGCCTTCAAGGGCTTCAACTTCTCGATCGACTTCGTGGGCGGCACGGTGATCGAGCTGCAGGCGCCGCCCGAAGCCGCCGACGTCGACGAGGCCAAGCTGCGCGGGATCATGGACAAGCTGGGCCAGCCCGACGCCACGATCGTGCGCCTGGGCAAGCCCGAGGAGCGCGAGTTCCGCATCAGCCTGCGCGGCTCGCAGGAGACCGACCGAGACCTGTCGGTGAACCTGCTGAAGGGCATCGGCGACTCACTGGGCGCGCCCGTGGTGGCGAAGAGCGTCGAGTCGGTCGGCCCGCGCGTGGGCGGCGAGCTGCGCCGCGCCGGCGTGCAGGCGATCATCCTGTCCTGGATCGGGATCCTGATCTACGTGTGGTTCCGGTTCGAGTGGCAGTACGCGCCGGGCGCGGTGCTCGCGCTGGTGCACGATGTGTGTTTCACCGCGGGGCTGTTCTCGCTGTTCGGCTGGGAGTTCGACATGAACGTCCTGGCGGCGCTGCTCGTGATCATCGGTTACTCGATGAACGACACGATCGTCATCTACGACCGCATCCGCGAGACCGTCGCCACGCGCGGCACGACCGAGCTCGAGAGCGTCGTGAACGAGGCCATCAACGCGACGCTGTCGCGCACGGTGCTGACCTCGGGGCTGACCCAGCTCGTGGTGGTCGCGATCCTGCTCGTCGGCGGGCCCGTGCTGCGCGGCTTCGCGCTCGCGCTGTTCATCGGGATCGTGATCGGCACGTACTCGTCGATCTACGTGGCGAGCGCGGTCCTGATCTGGCTGGCGCGCCGCTACGGGCACGTGGTGCAGGCGCCGAAGCCTTCGGGTCAGCGCCGGGACCGCGCGCGCCGCGCGACGACGACGAGCTGAACGGCGCTCAGCTCGCCTTCTGGCCGACGATCGGCGAGGGCGCGGCCTCGAGCTTCTTCTCCGCGGGGCGGAGCTGCTTCTCGAGCGCGCTCGCTTCCTTCATGGTGATGGCGCCGTTGATCACGGCACCCTCGGCCACGGTGAGCCGCGGGGCGATCAGGTCGCCCTGGATGCGGCCCGTCTCGCGCACCTCGATGCGCTCGCTCGCGATCACGTTGCCCGCGATCTTCCCCACGACGGTCACCTGCTTGGCCGACACCTCGCCCTGGATATCGCCGTTGGGCCCGATCGTGAGGTGGAAATTCCGCAGTGACACGCGGCCTTCGACGCGCCCCTCGAGGATCGTGTCCTCGTCGCCGACGACGTCGCCCTTGATGCTGATCGACTTCCCGATGTTCGCCATCTCGTAACCCCCCGGGTGGCGGCGCTCCGGCGGCGTCGGGCTCGGCGTCGTGATCGGCGGTGCGCTGATCACTCGGCTCGGCTCGACGCTGCGCTCTTGCGCTTCACCCTCACCCTTGTTTTTCCACAACGCCATGATCACCCCGAACGTACTGGCGCCGCATGCGCACTTACGTTGCGGCGCGCTGCGGCTTCCGTTCCGTGAGACGGCTCACAAACCCACCATCGTCGACGACGACGGCGAGGCGCAGGGTACTCCCCAGCGGCAGAAGCTGACAACCGCGTCTCCCGGGCAGGGTGCCCACGCGACCATCCGGAGCGTGGGTAGGGTGCCCACGCGACAATCCGGAGCGTGGGTAGGGTGCCCACGCGACAATCCGGAGCGTGGGTAGGGTGCCCACGCGACAATCAGTACTGATCCATGCCCCGGTCGCGTTCCTGTTCGACGGAGATTCCCCTCGATTCGAGCAGCGTCCCCTGCGCGCGCTCGAGCGCGGAGATCGCGACGCGGTAGTTCCGCAGCGCCGTGATCTCGCGGCCCTGCGCGCTGAGGAAGTCGTCCTGGAAGAGCGAGACGTTGTGCGGCGTCGAGTCACCCAGCCGCAGGCGCTCTTGCTCCGCGCGCAACGCCTCTTCGGATGCGACGCGCTGGCGCTGCGCGGCCTTGACCGCGTCGATGTTGCTCTGCAGCTCGCGCACGGCGCTGCGCACGTCGAGCACCACGTCCTGGCTGGTGCGCGAGTAGACGGTCTTCGCGCGCCGCAGCTCGATCTTGCGCTGCACGTAGCGCGCGTCGGCCGTGTCGTTCGGGATCGGATAGCTGAAGGTCGCGCCGACGCTCCAGCTGTGGAAGCCGTGGCCGTCGAAGAAGCTCGAGTTCGCCGCCGCGGGCGTGCGCCCGAAGCCGAAGTCGGGCTGGTTCTGCACCGGGACCTGGGTGCCCGAGTAGAAGTCGTCGGCGGTGCCGGGAATCGTGTCGAGTCCCGGGTTCAGCGCGGAGGTCACGGGGTTGATGCTGAGCCCCGGCTGCGGCTGGCCGGTGATGCCCAGGGTGTTGTTCAGGCGCGTGGGCCCGAACAGCACCACGCCCGGCTTCGTCTTCTGTGACCCCGAGAGTCCGTTCATGGTGTAAGTCGCACCCAGGTTCAACAGCGGCAGCTTCTGGTTCCAGCTCCACTTCTCCGCCATGTCCGCCTGCTCGACCTGCATGGCCGCAGTCGACAGCTCGGGCCGGTTCACGCGCGCTTTCTCCACCGCGGCGTTCACGTCGACCTGGTACTCGACGAAGTCCGGATCGTGGGTGCGGATGTTCGTGTTGGCGTAGTCGTTGATGTCGGGGGCCAGGATCACCGTCAGCAGGTTGTCTTGCGCGCGGCGCACGTTGTTCAGCGCCGTGATGTGCTCCGACTCGCGCTGGGCGAGCGTGGCTTCGGCCTGGGTCACGAGCACCTTCGAGACCGTGCCTACCTGGTACTGGACCTGCGTCTGGTCGAGCAGCTCGTGCGCCGTGTCGAGCGCCTGCTGCGTCGCGACCTCGAGTGCGCGGAAACCCGAGAGGTCCCAGTACGCGGTCTCGACGCGCAGCACGCCGTCCTCGAGCAGACTGCGGAAGTTCTCGTCGCTGATCTTCTGGTCGAGGCGCGAACGCCGAACGAGATAGTCGGGCGTGCCCCAGTACAGGTCGCGCAGCAGGGGCAGGGTGAAGGCGCTGGCCCAGGCCGCGGTGTACTGCGGCTTGAGCGAAGTGAGTCCCGAGGTCGAGCTCAGGTCCTGGAACACGTAGCCCGAGGTGTAGCTCGCGCCGTAGGGCAAGATGCCGTTCAGGCTCGTGCCGTAGTTCTTGCTGTTGTCCTCGGTGCGATCGCCGACCGTGCCGAAGAACGCCTGCAGCGAGCTGGCGACGGGCGTCTCGCTGTGGTTCTGCAGGAACGTTCCGTTCAGCGTCGGGTCCCACACGCCCTCGGCCTCGCGCACGCGCTCGCGCGCCAGCGCGGGATCGTTGCGGATGATCTGCAGGTTCAAGCTGTTCTCCAGCCCGAGCTGCACGGCCTGCTGCACGCTGAGGTCGAGGTCGTGGCCGAGCACGTCCTCGGGCTTCAGCTCCTGCGCGGCCGCGGCGCGCGCGATGGCGATCACCAGGAACAGAGTCATCCCTCGAGAGCAGCTCATGTCTTCTCCGTGGCGCCGACTCCGTGAAGGAAGAAGTCGACGATGGCTTCGGCGTCGCGTTCGACGCTCTTCAGTGACGCGTTCTGGATGCGGTCGATGATCGCGCCGCGCATGGTCTCGATCAGGAAGCGCGCGGCGCGCCGGGTGTCACACTTGCGCAGCTCGCCGCTGTGTGCGCCCGCCTCGACGATGGACAGCACGTACTGCAAGAGGCTTTCGCGGTTCTCCTCGAGCTTGCGCCCCAGGAGTGACTCGCGGCGGAAGCCGAGCTGGGTGCGCTCCTGCACCACGCGGAAGATCTCGCGGTTCTCGCGCGTGTGCTCGAGCGCAGCGCGCATCAGCGCCACGAGCTGGGCCTTCGTGCCGCGCGCGCGCGCGGTCTGCGCGCGGGCGCGCGCGATCAGCTCCTCGTAGCCGAGCTGCGCCACGTTGGCGAGCAGGTCTTCCTTGTTGCGGAAGTAGAGATAGATCGTGCCCTTGGAGATCCCGGCCTCGCTGGCGATGCGCTCCATCGACGCGTCGTCGAAGCCCGACTCGCCGATCACGCGCCGCGCCGCGCGCACGATCTCGCTCGTGCGGAAGTCCTTGATGACTTCCTCTTTCGTCCGCGCGTGATGCGGCGCCGCCACGGTTCCCCCAAATCTCGGTTCAGTGCGATGAAACGAGGTCCAGTCGACTGAACGCTCAGTCATCAGCCTACGCGGACAGGCAGGGCATGTGCAACTCGCCCGGTGCCCCGAGCCGAAGTGTTACGATGGGCGCGGCCGGGCAGGGTGGGCGACGGTTCCGGGGGGTCGTCTTGGCGGCAGGGGCCAGGAAATGGGAAGTGAAGGTCGGTGAGCTCGCGGTATACCCCGGGCACGGCGTCGCACGCGTCGAGGCCCTGCAGGTGCGGGAGATCGCCGGCCGCCGGCTCGAATTCCTGGTGCTGCGCAAGCTCGACGACGAGTCGCGCATCCTGATCCCGCGCGACCGGATCGAAGAAGTGGGTCTGCGCCCGCCGATCGAGGGCAACGACGCCGCGCGCATCTGGAAGATCCTGAAGGAGCGCAAGCGCACGCGGCCGCGCAGCGGCATTGCCTGGAGCCGCCAGTTCCGCGAGCTGCAGGAGAAGCTGAAGGTCGGCACGATCTTCGAGACTGCCGAGGTGCTGCGCGACCTGCTGCGGCTGCAGCACACCAAGGAGCTGTCGTTCGGCGAGCGCAAGCTGCTCGAGAACGCCCGCTCGCTGCTCGTGCAAGAGCTCGCCGCTGCGGAGAAAACCGGCGCGGAAGAGATCGAGGCTTCGATCCGCGCGGCGGTCAAGTAGCGTTATATTCGAAAGCCATGCGTGCGCTGGCTGTGGTGCTCGCGGCCGGGCAGGGAGTCCGCCTGGGCCGAGACGTCCCGAAGGGATTCGTGCGCCTGCGCGGCCGGACTCTTCTCGAGTGGAGCGTGGCGGCGCTGGCGCGCAGCGCCGAGGTCGAAGCGATCCAGCCGGTGCTGCCACCGGGTCTCTCCGCCGAGCCGATCTCGGGCCTGGGCGAGGTCGCCTGGCTTCCGCCCGTGACCGGCGGCGAACGGCGCCAGGACTCGGTGCTGCGCGGGCTCGAGGCCGGCGCGGCGGCGCGGCCGGACCTGCGCTGGGTGCTGGTGCACGACGCGGCGCGCTGCCTGGTCGAGCCCGCCGACGTGGCGGCCGTGCTCGCGGCGGCGCGCGAGACCGGCGCGGCCCTGCCGGTGCTGCCCGCGAGTGACACCGTGAAGCTGCTCGACGGAGCCCGCGTCGAGCGCACGCTCGAGCGCGCCCGGCTCGGGCTCGCACAGACGCCGCAGGCATTCCGGATCGAGGTCCTGCGGGAAGCGCTCGAGAAGGCCGAACGCGACGGCTTCGAGGGCACCGACTGCGCGTCGCTGGTCGAGCGGCTGGGCGTCGAGGTGCGCACCTCGGCCGGCCGCGCCGGGAACTTCAAGGTGACCCATCCCGAGGACCTGGCGCGCGCGGAGGCCGCGCTGGCCGCGCGCGGAGACGCGTGATGCGCATCGGGCAGGGCTACGACGTACACCGGCTGGTGTCGGGGCGGGCGCTCCTGCTGGGCGGCGTGCGCATTCCGCACGCGCGCGGGCTCGAAGGTCACTCCGACGCCGACGTGCTCGCGCACGCGGTCGGCGACGCCTTGCTGGGGGCGCTGGGCCAGGGCGACCTGGGCGTGCACTTCCCGTCGAGCGACGCGCGCTGGAAGGACGCCGCGGGCTCACTCCTGTTGAGTCAGATCGTCGCCAAGCTCGCGCCGGCCGGCCTCGCGATCGCCAACGTCGACGCCACGATCATCGCGCAGGAGCCGCGTCTCGCGCCGTTCCGGATCGAGATCCAGGAGAGCCTGGCGAAGCTGCTCGGCGTGGAGCGCGAGCGCGTGAACGTGAAGCTCAAGAGCAGCGACGGCCTGGGGGCGATGGGCCGCGCGGAGGGCATCGCCGCGCAGGCGGTCGTGCTGCTGGAGCGGGCCGCGCGATGAGCGAGCTCGTGCTCTACAACACGCTGACCCGGCGCAAGGACCCGTTCGTGCCGCTCGAGCCGGGCTTCGTGCGCATCTACTCCTGCGGGCCCACGGTCTACAGCCGCCAGCACCTGGGCAACCTGCGCGCCTACGTGTTCGCGGACCTCTTGAACCGCACGCTGCGCTACTTCGGCTACCGGGTGAAGCACGTCATCAACATCACCGACGTGGGTCATCTGACCAGCGACGCCGACTCGGGCGACGACAAGATGGAGAAGGCGGCGCGCGAGTCGCACCAGAGCGCCTGGGACATCGCGGCCAAGTGGACCGGCGTGTTCCGCGCCGACCTGGCGAAGCTCGCCTTCCGCGAGCCCGACGTCTGGTGCAAGGCGACCGACTACATCCCCGAGCAGATCGCGATGATCCGGACCTTGGCTGCGAAGGGCTTCACATACGCGACCCGCGACGGGCTGTACTTTGACACCTCGAAGGACCCGCACTACGGCGAGCTCGCGCGCCTGGATCTCGCCGAGCAGGAGACCCAGGAGCGCATCGAGCACGCCAGCGAGAAGCGAAACGCCGCGGACTTCGCGCTGTGGAAGCTCTCGCCGCCGGGGGAGTCACGACAGATGGAGTGGGACAGTCCCTGGGGCCGCGGCTTTCCCGGCTGGCACATCGAGTGCTCGGCGATGAGCGTGAAGCACCTCGGCGAGCGCTTCGACATCCACACCGGCGGCGTCGACCACATCCCCGTGCACCACCCCAACGAGATCGCGCAGTCCGAGGCGGCGCTGGGCGTGCACCCGTGGGTGCCGTACTGGCTGCACGGCGGCTGGCTCATGTTCGGTGACTCGAAGCTGTCGAAGTCGACGGGCGGGAGCGTCTTGAACCTCGACGCGCTGCTCGACGCGGGCATCGCCGCGCTCTCCTACCGCTACTTCCTGCTGGGCGGTCACTACCGCCAGCAGCTCGCGTTCTCGGAGGAGGCCATCCGCGGCGCCGAGCAGTCGCGCAAGCGCCTCCTGCGCCATGCGCTCGAGGCGCGCGAAGACGCGTCGAGCCGCGGGCCGGAAGAAGCGGCCGAGCTGCGCGCGCGTTTCCGCGCCGCGCTGGCCGACGACCTGAACGCGCCGCGCGCGCTCGCGGTGGCCTGGGAGGTGGCGCGCAGCGACTCACTGGGCGGGCGCGAGAAGTGGCAGCTCTTGTGCGAGTTCGACCAGGTGCTGGGGCTCGGCCTGGCCGACGCCAAGCCCGAGGAGCAGGAGAGCGACGCCGAGATCGACGCGCTGGTGCGCGCGCGCGATGCCGCGCGCGCCGCCAAGGACTGGAAGCGCGCCGACGAGCTGCGCGGCGAGCTCAAGCGCCGCGGCATCACCTTGACCGATTCGCCGCAGGGCACACGGTGGAAGCGTGGCTGACTTCGAGGTCGTCTCCGACTACCGGCCGCTCGGCGACCAGCCGCGCGCGATCGAGGAGCTGGTGGATGGCCTGACCCGGGGTATCTCGCACCAGACGCTGCTCGGCATCACGGGCAGCGGCAAGACCGCGACCATGTCGTGGGTGATCGAGCGCGTGCAGCGCCCCACGCTGGTCATGGCGCCGAACAAGACCCTGGCCGCGCAGCTCTACGGCGAGTTCAAGAAGCTGTTCCCCAAGAACGCCGTCGAGTACTTCGTCAGCTACTACGACTACTACCAGCCCGAAGCCTACATCCCGACCACCGACACCTACATCGAGAAGGACTCCTCGATCAACGAGGAGATCGACAAGCTGCGCCACTCCGCGACGCGTTCGGTGTTGTCACGGCGCGACGTGATCGTGGTGGCGAGTGTCTCGTGCATCTATGGCCTGGGCTCGCCCGAGACCTACGGCCAGATGCACGCCTACGTCGAAGTCGGCCAGCGCATGCGCCGCGACGAGTTCACGCGCAAGCTGGTCGACATGCTCTACGACCGCAACGACCTCGACTTCCACCGCGGCACGTTCCGCGTGCGTGGCGACGTGGTCGAGGTGTTTCCGGCCTACGAAGACGAGCGTGCGATCCGAGTCGAGTTCTTCGGCGACGAGGTCGACACCATCTCCGAGATCGACCCGTTGCGCGCGCGCGTGCTCGCCAAGCCGCGCGTGGCCGTGGTGTTCCCGAACAGTCACTACGTGCAGACCCGCGAGCGGCTCGAGCGCGCGATCGAGGGCATCCGCGGCGAGCTCGACGAGCGCATCCAGCAGTTCAAGGGCGAGAACAAGCTGCTCGAGGCGCAGCGCATCGAGCAGCGCACCATGTACGACCTCGAGATGCTGTCCGAGATGGGCTTCTGCCACGGCGTCGAGAACTACTCGCGCTGGCTCGACGGTCGGGTGCGCGACCAGCCGCCGTACACGCTGATCGACTACTTCCCCAAGGACTTCCTGTGCTTCGTCGACGAGAGTCATGTGACCGTGCCGCAGATCGGCGGCATGTTCCGCGGCGACCGCCGGCGCAAGGACACACTGGTGGACTTCGGCTTCCGGCTGCCCTCGGCGGTGGACAACCGGCCGCTGCGCTTCGAGGAGTGGGAGCAGCGCGTCGGCCAGGTGCTGTTCGTGTCGGCCACCCCGGCCGAGTACGAGCTCGAGAAGAGCGTGGGCGTGGTGGTCGAACAAATCATCCGCCCCACGGGTCTGATCGATCCCCAGGTCGTGCTGCGGCCGGCCAAGAACCAGGTCGAGGACCTGCTCGGCGAGATCCGCGAGCGCGTGGCGCTCGGCGACCGCGTGCTGGTGACCACGCTGACCAAGCGCATGGCCGAGGAGCTGACCAGCTATTACCAGGACGTGGGGATCCGCGTGCGCTACCTGCACTCCGAGGTGCCGACGATCGAGCGCACCGAGATCCTGCGCGACCTGCGCAACGGCGAGTTCGACGTTCTGGTCGGGATCAACCTGCTGCGCGAGGGCCTGAACCTGCCCGAAGTGTCTCTGGTCGCGATTCTCGACGCCGACAAGGAGGGCTTCCTGCGCTCGACGCGCTCGCTGATCCAGACCATGGGCCGCGCCGCCAGGAACGTGCGCGGGCTGGTGCTGCTCTACGCCGACGTCGAGACCGACTCGATCCGCGACGCCATGGCCGAGACCACGCGCCGGCGCGCGCTCCAGGCCGAGTACAACGAGAAGAACGGAATCACTCCGCGCACCGTGGAGAGCGCGATCACGGCGCTCTCCGACAGCCTGTACGAGGCCGACTACGTGACGGTGCCGAAGGCGGCCGACCTCGACTTCAGCCCCGAGGAGCTGCGCAGCGAGGTCCAGAAGCTGCGCGCGCAGATGCGCAAGGCCGCCGAGGACCTCGACTTCGAGCGCGCGGCCGAGCTGCGCGACCGCATCAAGACACTCGAGGAGGGCGCGCTGCTGGCGGGCTACGAGGGCGAAGCCGGCGCGAGCCAGCCCGCTGCGGCCTCGCCCCGGCGCGGCGGCGGCATGCGCGGGCCCGGCGGCAGACGGGGCGGCGGGCGCAGGCGGCGGTGACTCCGCTCGAGGAGCGCATCGCGCTGCTCCCGGTCGAGCCCGGCGTCTACCTGTTCCGCGACGCCGACGCGCGCGTGCTCTACGTGGGCAAGGCGCAGAGCCTGCGCGCGCGCGTGCGCAGCTACTTCAACCGCGGCGGCGACGGCCGCATGCAAGTGCCGTTTCTGGTCGAGCGCATCGCCGACGTGGAGGTGATCGCCACCGCCAACGTGAAAGAGGCGCTGCTGCTCGAGAACCAGCTGATCAAGCAGCACAAGCCGCGCTTCAACGTGCGGCTGCGCGACGACAAGAACTACCTCGCCCTGCGGCTCGATCCCGAGGAGCCGTACCCGCGCTTCACCGAGACACGGCGCTTCGCGCGCGACGGAGCGCTGTACTTCGGGCCGTACACCTCGAGTCTCTCGCTGCGCGAGACGCTGGCCACCCTGCAGCGCATCTTCCCGCTGCGCACCTGCAGCGACCCGGTGTTCCGCAGCTACCGGCGCCAGGGCCGGCCGTGTCTCGAGCACTCGATCGGACGCTGCGCGGCGCCGTGCTGCGGGCGCATCTCGGACGAGGCCTACGGCGAGCTGGTCTCGGGGGCCGCCTTGTTCATGCGCGGCAAGGCCGAGGACCTGCTGGCCGAGCTGAAGCAGCGCATGCGCGCTGCCGCCGAG
The Myxococcota bacterium genome window above contains:
- the secF gene encoding protein translocase subunit SecF, which gives rise to MELFKTKTHIDFVRQMPFMVAFSITIIVLSLASMAFKGFNFSIDFVGGTVIELQAPPEAADVDEAKLRGIMDKLGQPDATIVRLGKPEEREFRISLRGSQETDRDLSVNLLKGIGDSLGAPVVAKSVESVGPRVGGELRRAGVQAIILSWIGILIYVWFRFEWQYAPGAVLALVHDVCFTAGLFSLFGWEFDMNVLAALLVIIGYSMNDTIVIYDRIRETVATRGTTELESVVNEAINATLSRTVLTSGLTQLVVVAILLVGGPVLRGFALALFIGIVIGTYSSIYVASAVLIWLARRYGHVVQAPKPSGQRRDRARRATTTS
- a CDS encoding polymer-forming cytoskeletal protein; this encodes MISAPPITTPSPTPPERRHPGGYEMANIGKSISIKGDVVGDEDTILEGRVEGRVSLRNFHLTIGPNGDIQGEVSAKQVTVVGKIAGNVIASERIEVRETGRIQGDLIAPRLTVAEGAVINGAITMKEASALEKQLRPAEKKLEAAPSPIVGQKAS
- a CDS encoding TolC family protein, whose amino-acid sequence is MSCSRGMTLFLVIAIARAAAAQELKPEDVLGHDLDLSVQQAVQLGLENSLNLQIIRNDPALARERVREAEGVWDPTLNGTFLQNHSETPVASSLQAFFGTVGDRTEDNSKNYGTSLNGILPYGASYTSGYVFQDLSSTSGLTSLKPQYTAAWASAFTLPLLRDLYWGTPDYLVRRSRLDQKISDENFRSLLEDGVLRVETAYWDLSGFRALEVATQQALDTAHELLDQTQVQYQVGTVSKVLVTQAEATLAQRESEHITALNNVRRAQDNLLTVILAPDINDYANTNIRTHDPDFVEYQVDVNAAVEKARVNRPELSTAAMQVEQADMAEKWSWNQKLPLLNLGATYTMNGLSGSQKTKPGVVLFGPTRLNNTLGITGQPQPGLSINPVTSALNPGLDTIPGTADDFYSGTQVPVQNQPDFGFGRTPAAANSSFFDGHGFHSWSVGATFSYPIPNDTADARYVQRKIELRRAKTVYSRTSQDVVLDVRSAVRELQSNIDAVKAAQRQRVASEEALRAEQERLRLGDSTPHNVSLFQDDFLSAQGREITALRNYRVAISALERAQGTLLESRGISVEQERDRGMDQY
- a CDS encoding helix-turn-helix domain-containing protein → MAAPHHARTKEEVIKDFRTSEIVRAARRVIGESGFDDASMERIASEAGISKGTIYLYFRNKEDLLANVAQLGYEELIARARAQTARARGTKAQLVALMRAALEHTRENREIFRVVQERTQLGFRRESLLGRKLEENRESLLQYVLSIVEAGAHSGELRKCDTRRAARFLIETMRGAIIDRIQNASLKSVERDAEAIVDFFLHGVGATEKT
- a CDS encoding CarD family transcriptional regulator yields the protein MKVGELAVYPGHGVARVEALQVREIAGRRLEFLVLRKLDDESRILIPRDRIEEVGLRPPIEGNDAARIWKILKERKRTRPRSGIAWSRQFRELQEKLKVGTIFETAEVLRDLLRLQHTKELSFGERKLLENARSLLVQELAAAEKTGAEEIEASIRAAVK
- the ispD gene encoding 2-C-methyl-D-erythritol 4-phosphate cytidylyltransferase; amino-acid sequence: MRALAVVLAAGQGVRLGRDVPKGFVRLRGRTLLEWSVAALARSAEVEAIQPVLPPGLSAEPISGLGEVAWLPPVTGGERRQDSVLRGLEAGAAARPDLRWVLVHDAARCLVEPADVAAVLAAARETGAALPVLPASDTVKLLDGARVERTLERARLGLAQTPQAFRIEVLREALEKAERDGFEGTDCASLVERLGVEVRTSAGRAGNFKVTHPEDLARAEAALAARGDA
- the ispF gene encoding 2-C-methyl-D-erythritol 2,4-cyclodiphosphate synthase gives rise to the protein MRIGQGYDVHRLVSGRALLLGGVRIPHARGLEGHSDADVLAHAVGDALLGALGQGDLGVHFPSSDARWKDAAGSLLLSQIVAKLAPAGLAIANVDATIIAQEPRLAPFRIEIQESLAKLLGVERERVNVKLKSSDGLGAMGRAEGIAAQAVVLLERAAR
- the cysS gene encoding cysteine--tRNA ligase, which gives rise to MSELVLYNTLTRRKDPFVPLEPGFVRIYSCGPTVYSRQHLGNLRAYVFADLLNRTLRYFGYRVKHVINITDVGHLTSDADSGDDKMEKAARESHQSAWDIAAKWTGVFRADLAKLAFREPDVWCKATDYIPEQIAMIRTLAAKGFTYATRDGLYFDTSKDPHYGELARLDLAEQETQERIEHASEKRNAADFALWKLSPPGESRQMEWDSPWGRGFPGWHIECSAMSVKHLGERFDIHTGGVDHIPVHHPNEIAQSEAALGVHPWVPYWLHGGWLMFGDSKLSKSTGGSVLNLDALLDAGIAALSYRYFLLGGHYRQQLAFSEEAIRGAEQSRKRLLRHALEAREDASSRGPEEAAELRARFRAALADDLNAPRALAVAWEVARSDSLGGREKWQLLCEFDQVLGLGLADAKPEEQESDAEIDALVRARDAARAAKDWKRADELRGELKRRGITLTDSPQGTRWKRG
- the uvrB gene encoding excinuclease ABC subunit UvrB, whose translation is MADFEVVSDYRPLGDQPRAIEELVDGLTRGISHQTLLGITGSGKTATMSWVIERVQRPTLVMAPNKTLAAQLYGEFKKLFPKNAVEYFVSYYDYYQPEAYIPTTDTYIEKDSSINEEIDKLRHSATRSVLSRRDVIVVASVSCIYGLGSPETYGQMHAYVEVGQRMRRDEFTRKLVDMLYDRNDLDFHRGTFRVRGDVVEVFPAYEDERAIRVEFFGDEVDTISEIDPLRARVLAKPRVAVVFPNSHYVQTRERLERAIEGIRGELDERIQQFKGENKLLEAQRIEQRTMYDLEMLSEMGFCHGVENYSRWLDGRVRDQPPYTLIDYFPKDFLCFVDESHVTVPQIGGMFRGDRRRKDTLVDFGFRLPSAVDNRPLRFEEWEQRVGQVLFVSATPAEYELEKSVGVVVEQIIRPTGLIDPQVVLRPAKNQVEDLLGEIRERVALGDRVLVTTLTKRMAEELTSYYQDVGIRVRYLHSEVPTIERTEILRDLRNGEFDVLVGINLLREGLNLPEVSLVAILDADKEGFLRSTRSLIQTMGRAARNVRGLVLLYADVETDSIRDAMAETTRRRALQAEYNEKNGITPRTVESAITALSDSLYEADYVTVPKAADLDFSPEELRSEVQKLRAQMRKAAEDLDFERAAELRDRIKTLEEGALLAGYEGEAGASQPAAASPRRGGGMRGPGGRRGGGRRRR